The region GTAAAGGTGATTATGAACGGCTGGTACACGCTAAAACCCTTATCGTGGATGCCCGATCCTGTGATTAAACCTCTCCTAATATCGTTTCATATTCATCCCCCGCTTGTCAATATTTTTCTAAGAAGATATAGTGTAAATGAGTATCTTAAGCGCAACGGACCCGTAGGCACTAGAGACTTTTATACATACAAAATGTTAATAAAACATAACATTGCTGCTTACTTCTCTGGATGCTTAACTCTGACATTAGATTATAAGTATAAATTTGATAATATATTTGAATACATTCTTGTGACTGATTTGAATGAAGAAATAGTTAACATAATAAAGACTGTTTTTAAGGAAAAAATAATAGTTCTTTCTCAAAATTTGTTCGTAAGCACTTCTGAATCACTCATGCCTAGTAAGATTAAGAAAATAATTAAAAAAGTTTTAGGGGAAGCTAATTATTCATTACTTAATATTATATCTTACAATTTATTTGATATACATAAGAAGCATATTGCAAACTTTATAGAAAGATTACATTTAGCTGAAAAGTTTA is a window of Candidatus Methanomethylicota archaeon DNA encoding:
- a CDS encoding polysaccharide pyruvyl transferase family protein, with product VKVIMNGWYTLKPLSWMPDPVIKPLLISFHIHPPLVNIFLRRYSVNEYLKRNGPVGTRDFYTYKMLIKHNIAAYFSGCLTLTLDYKYKFDNIFEYILVTDLNEEIVNIIKTVFKEKIIVLSQNLFVSTSESLMPSKIKKIIKKVLGEANYSLLNIISYNLFDIHKKHIANFIERLHLAEKFISLIGQSQLVITSRLHTALPALSFGKPVIFINDYISDPRFLGYMDFLYPFTSKRFAYFIKKVRLKDFIEELNIVPDNYVLNNLKRRLINIVLSFI